The following are encoded in a window of Microbacterium sp. LWO13-1.2 genomic DNA:
- a CDS encoding HIT family protein has product MWWSEEEWAALIDPVECGMCADAHLDENPHSVLVASTETAHIRIARNQSHRGYCLVILRDHVTDIGDLTSEQLNGFWSDVQRAGRAITTVFAPRKIDYLVMGHRMPHLHCHLLPQHSTDDPLRNVDISDGPEFSSSRALHDDARALRDAWDRSGLPRGS; this is encoded by the coding sequence GTGTGGTGGTCGGAAGAAGAGTGGGCGGCGCTCATCGATCCTGTCGAGTGCGGCATGTGCGCGGATGCCCATCTGGACGAGAACCCGCACAGCGTGCTGGTCGCGTCGACTGAGACCGCCCATATCCGGATCGCGCGGAATCAGTCGCACCGCGGCTACTGCCTGGTGATCCTCCGCGACCACGTCACAGACATCGGCGACCTGACGTCGGAGCAGCTCAACGGGTTCTGGTCCGATGTGCAGCGCGCCGGGCGGGCGATCACGACAGTGTTCGCGCCCCGCAAGATCGACTACCTCGTCATGGGACACAGGATGCCCCATCTGCACTGCCACCTGCTACCGCAGCACTCCACAGATGACCCCTTGCGCAATGTCGACATCTCGGATGGCCCAGAGTTTTCCTCGTCGAGGGCGCTCCACGACGACGCGCGCGCTCTCCGGGATGCCTGGGACCGCAGCGGACTGCCTCGCGGTTCTTGA
- a CDS encoding MarR family transcriptional regulator has product MTVTDEMVCFSLYSAARATTQAYRTLLAPWGLTYPQYLVLAILWNEGEQSIRSLGEAMQLDSGTLSPLVRRLEHAGYVSRARSTEDERVVTVQLTQQGRALRAEVAPIRTRIAELAGIRDDAHRRRLIGELHELTALLQGASTAPAPEANTRPDASE; this is encoded by the coding sequence ATGACCGTGACCGACGAGATGGTGTGCTTCTCTCTGTACTCCGCTGCGCGCGCCACCACTCAGGCGTACCGCACTCTTCTTGCTCCCTGGGGGTTGACCTACCCGCAGTACCTCGTGCTCGCGATCCTCTGGAACGAGGGCGAACAGAGCATCCGCTCGCTCGGCGAAGCGATGCAGCTCGACTCCGGCACACTCTCCCCCCTGGTCCGCCGCCTCGAGCACGCAGGATACGTTTCCCGCGCCCGCAGCACCGAGGACGAGCGGGTCGTGACCGTACAGCTCACGCAACAGGGCAGGGCGCTCCGCGCAGAGGTGGCGCCCATCCGCACTCGAATCGCAGAGCTCGCCGGAATCCGGGACGACGCGCACCGGCGTCGACTCATCGGCGAGTTGCACGAGCTCACCGCCCTGCTCCAGGGCGCATCCACAGCACCTGCACCCGAGGCCAACACACGCCCGGATGCCAGCGAATGA
- a CDS encoding organic hydroperoxide resistance protein has protein sequence MEALYTAEALATGAGRNGRVATSEGRLDFTLAAPKELGGSGDGANPEQLFAAGYAACFHSALQSVARAQKVSIADSSVGARVQIGSNGNGGFGLAVQLEVVIPDLPNEQARALADAAHQVCPYSNATRGNIDVAITVSDD, from the coding sequence ATGGAAGCTCTCTACACCGCCGAGGCGCTGGCCACAGGCGCCGGGCGCAACGGCCGCGTCGCCACCAGCGAAGGCCGCCTCGACTTCACCCTCGCGGCGCCCAAGGAACTCGGCGGCAGCGGAGACGGCGCGAACCCCGAGCAGCTCTTCGCCGCCGGATACGCCGCGTGCTTCCACTCCGCACTTCAGAGCGTCGCCCGCGCACAGAAGGTCTCGATCGCCGATTCCTCGGTCGGTGCGCGCGTGCAGATCGGCTCGAATGGAAACGGCGGCTTCGGTCTCGCCGTTCAGCTCGAAGTCGTCATCCCCGATCTCCCGAACGAGCAGGCACGTGCGCTCGCTGACGCCGCCCACCAGGTCTGCCCCTACTCCAATGCGACGCGCGGAAACATCGACGTCGCCATCACTGTCTCCGACGACTGA
- a CDS encoding VIT family protein: MESSVPLPSRAHGGEPHRGDIAGRLNWLRAGVLGANDGIVSVASLVVGVAGATTDSAPLITAGVAGLVGGAISMALGEYVSVSSQRDSQQALIEKERGELADDPATELEELVGIYEAKGLRPATARLVAEELTERDALTAHLEAELGITESQVVSPWAAGGASALAFALGALLPLLAILLPPLEMRVPVAFTVVLLALALTGFISAKIGGNPALRPTIRVVLGGAIALGVTFAIGTLLGTSGVA; encoded by the coding sequence ATGGAATCTTCCGTGCCGTTGCCGTCCCGGGCCCACGGGGGCGAACCCCACCGCGGCGACATTGCGGGGCGCCTGAACTGGCTTCGGGCAGGTGTGCTGGGTGCGAACGACGGCATCGTGTCGGTCGCGTCTCTCGTCGTCGGTGTCGCCGGAGCAACAACGGACTCGGCACCGCTGATCACCGCAGGTGTCGCAGGTCTTGTCGGTGGCGCGATCTCGATGGCGCTGGGGGAGTACGTGTCGGTGAGTAGTCAGCGGGACAGCCAGCAAGCCTTGATCGAGAAGGAGCGCGGCGAGCTGGCCGATGATCCTGCAACCGAACTCGAAGAGCTCGTGGGCATCTATGAAGCGAAAGGGCTGCGCCCGGCGACGGCGCGGCTCGTGGCGGAAGAACTCACCGAACGCGACGCACTGACCGCGCATCTTGAAGCGGAACTCGGCATCACCGAGAGTCAGGTCGTCAGTCCCTGGGCTGCGGGCGGTGCGTCCGCCCTCGCCTTCGCGCTCGGTGCGCTGCTTCCGTTGCTGGCGATCCTGCTCCCGCCCCTTGAGATGCGGGTGCCCGTGGCATTCACGGTGGTGCTGCTGGCGCTTGCTCTCACCGGTTTCATCAGCGCGAAGATCGGAGGGAACCCCGCTCTCAGACCGACGATCAGGGTGGTCCTCGGCGGGGCGATCGCTCTGGGGGTCACATTCGCGATCGGAACGCTCCTGGGAACCAGCGGAGTCGCCTGA
- a CDS encoding SGNH/GDSL hydrolase family protein, with protein MTVPSAPRTARTFGLAAVVLAVVFLAVLGVWRPWTPLPAAAPVSAGEEPVVIAPAPLILPEHPRVLVFGDSWTYGAAATEPTLGYAYVLAQLLDGETIVNGVRGSGYLKPGWDGPAFGERIAALDPALNPDLVIIQGSINDRAQGAAGYREAVTAAWDALAALYPEASIVVLGPAPHELPVGAATARIDTDLGALAGARGWWYISPIAEDWITEQNYLDIIDVDFGRKHPSTDGHRYLAEKVTAALTGLMEAPVTEAGESETTPEQ; from the coding sequence ATGACTGTGCCGTCAGCGCCTCGAACCGCCCGCACTTTCGGCCTTGCCGCCGTGGTGCTGGCGGTCGTTTTCTTGGCCGTTCTCGGGGTGTGGCGGCCGTGGACTCCGTTGCCGGCCGCGGCTCCGGTCTCGGCAGGCGAGGAGCCGGTCGTGATCGCTCCTGCGCCGCTCATCCTGCCCGAGCATCCGCGGGTCCTCGTCTTCGGCGACTCCTGGACATATGGCGCCGCGGCGACCGAACCGACTCTCGGGTACGCGTATGTTCTCGCGCAGCTGCTGGACGGCGAAACGATCGTCAACGGTGTCCGCGGCAGCGGGTACCTCAAGCCCGGCTGGGACGGGCCCGCTTTCGGTGAGCGGATCGCGGCGCTCGATCCGGCGTTGAACCCGGATCTGGTGATCATCCAGGGTTCGATCAACGACCGGGCTCAAGGCGCGGCCGGTTATCGTGAGGCGGTGACTGCGGCTTGGGATGCGCTGGCCGCGCTGTACCCGGAGGCATCGATCGTCGTGCTCGGGCCTGCTCCGCATGAACTCCCCGTCGGGGCGGCGACGGCTCGCATCGATACTGATCTCGGTGCCCTCGCCGGTGCGCGCGGCTGGTGGTACATCTCCCCCATCGCCGAGGACTGGATCACCGAGCAGAACTACCTCGACATCATCGACGTGGACTTCGGCCGGAAGCATCCATCGACCGACGGGCATCGCTACCTGGCGGAGAAGGTCACCGCCGCGCTCACCGGGTTGATGGAGGCGCCGGTGACCGAGGCTGGTGAGTCGGAGACCACCCCCGAGCAGTGA